One window of Geotoga petraea genomic DNA carries:
- a CDS encoding DMT family transporter, protein MGEKHILENKYIIFFVALLACVLWGSAFPTLKVSFQELNLSNNDIWSKVLFAGFRFFGSSILLFIFLLFRKEKMRIKLNPLYKIFILGLLQTTLQYFFFYNGLANTSGMKAAILQSSSTFFVVILAHFIYNDDKINNRKIIGLTTGFLGIILANWGSGFNLDFSFNGEGFLLIAGLVASFGTILAKYLTINLNPFLITAIQMLFGSTILIVIGSFKVGFFSLDFNLLSFSLLIYSSLLSAVAFSLWYSLLKYNKAGEVTIYRFMIPISGSVLSSIFIPGEKLNIQILFALLMVAIGIISINYRKRNNTETSI, encoded by the coding sequence ATGGGAGAAAAACATATATTAGAAAACAAATATATTATATTTTTTGTAGCCCTATTGGCATGTGTACTATGGGGATCAGCTTTTCCAACTTTAAAAGTTTCATTTCAAGAGTTAAATTTGTCAAATAATGATATATGGTCAAAAGTGCTTTTTGCAGGCTTTAGATTTTTTGGATCCAGTATATTATTGTTTATATTTTTGTTATTCAGAAAAGAAAAGATGAGAATTAAATTAAATCCTTTATATAAGATTTTTATTCTGGGGTTATTACAAACTACTTTACAATATTTTTTCTTCTACAATGGGTTGGCAAACACTTCTGGGATGAAGGCGGCGATACTACAATCAAGTTCAACTTTTTTTGTAGTTATATTGGCTCATTTTATATACAATGATGATAAAATCAACAACAGAAAAATTATTGGTTTGACAACTGGTTTTTTGGGAATAATATTGGCAAATTGGGGGAGCGGGTTCAACCTTGATTTTTCATTTAACGGGGAAGGATTTTTATTGATAGCCGGGTTAGTTGCCTCATTTGGAACTATTTTGGCAAAATATCTTACTATTAACCTAAACCCTTTTTTGATTACAGCAATTCAAATGCTTTTTGGTTCAACGATATTAATTGTTATTGGTTCTTTTAAAGTAGGATTTTTTTCTCTTGATTTCAATTTATTGAGTTTTTCTTTACTTATTTACAGTTCTCTTTTATCAGCTGTTGCCTTTAGCCTTTGGTATTCACTTTTAAAATACAATAAAGCTGGAGAAGTTACCATATATAGATTTATGATACCAATATCAGGCTCAGTTTTATCCAGTATTTTTATACCAGGTGAAAAACTGAACATTCAGATATTGTTTGCTTTACTTATGGTTGCAATAGGTATAATATCTATTAATTATAGAAAAAGAAATAACACAGAGACATCTATATGA
- a CDS encoding MalY/PatB family protein, translating to MVNIFENIVNRKNTNSVKWDLNETIFGKSDVIPMWVADMDFKAPEEVLNALKEVVDHGVFGYPTRTDSYYNAIIRWFGIYHEWKIEKNWISFSPGVVPGLKIAINALTNPGDKILIQTPVYYPFYEVIKNNERKIVKNEMIYTDSGYIMDFEDLEDKFKDDKMKLFILCSPHNPVGRVWKKEELKKIADLAEKYGKIVISDEIHADLVYKGFKHIPFQKISEYVKNNTITFTAPSKTFNIAGLETANAIIPNKELKELFEKTKTRYSSDLTNIFGIRGLEAAYNYGRDWLDELIWYLEENIDFIDEYFKSNIPQIKFFKPEGTYLLWLDMRELGDEETVKDILINKAGVGLEEGSIFGEGGKGFFRMNIATTRKIIEKALNNMNEAFNN from the coding sequence ATGGTTAATATTTTTGAAAACATTGTAAATAGAAAAAACACTAATTCAGTTAAATGGGATTTAAACGAAACTATTTTTGGAAAAAGCGACGTAATCCCTATGTGGGTGGCAGATATGGATTTCAAAGCCCCTGAAGAAGTTTTAAATGCTCTAAAAGAAGTAGTAGATCACGGAGTTTTTGGTTATCCAACCAGAACTGATAGTTATTATAATGCCATAATAAGATGGTTTGGAATTTATCATGAATGGAAAATAGAAAAAAACTGGATATCTTTTTCGCCAGGAGTAGTCCCAGGTTTGAAAATTGCAATAAATGCCCTTACAAATCCTGGAGATAAAATCCTAATCCAAACACCTGTTTATTACCCTTTTTATGAAGTTATTAAAAATAATGAAAGAAAAATTGTTAAAAATGAAATGATCTATACAGATAGCGGATATATAATGGATTTTGAAGATCTCGAAGATAAATTTAAAGATGATAAAATGAAGCTTTTCATACTTTGCTCTCCACACAACCCTGTTGGAAGAGTTTGGAAAAAAGAAGAACTGAAAAAAATTGCAGATCTCGCTGAAAAATATGGTAAAATTGTAATTTCTGATGAAATTCATGCTGATCTTGTTTATAAAGGGTTTAAACATATACCCTTTCAAAAGATAAGTGAATATGTAAAAAACAACACTATCACTTTTACTGCACCAAGTAAAACTTTTAATATTGCTGGGTTAGAAACTGCTAATGCTATTATACCAAATAAGGAACTAAAGGAATTATTTGAAAAAACCAAAACACGTTATAGTTCAGACTTAACAAACATATTTGGTATCAGGGGTTTAGAAGCAGCATACAATTACGGAAGGGATTGGCTTGATGAATTGATTTGGTATTTAGAAGAAAACATAGACTTCATTGATGAGTATTTTAAATCCAACATTCCACAAATTAAATTTTTTAAACCCGAAGGAACATATCTTTTATGGTTAGACATGAGAGAATTGGGCGATGAAGAAACGGTAAAAGATATTCTGATAAATAAAGCTGGAGTTGGATTGGAAGAAGGTAGTATTTTTGGTGAAGGGGGAAAAGGATTTTTTAGAATGAATATAGCTACAACAAGAAAAATTATAGAAAAAGCTTTAAATAATATGAATGAAGCATTTAACAATTAA
- a CDS encoding phospho-sugar mutase → MRDFLKIYNEWLNSDQLSQKEKEELLNLKDNQEEIQDRFYEDLKFGTAGLRGKLGMGTNRMNVFTVGRASQGLANFIESKGDEAKKRGVAIAYDVRYFSKEFSELAARILANKGIKVYLHDDITATPILSYSVRELNAISGIVITASHNPREYNGYKVYWEEGSQIMADIAEAITSEIEKLDYFKDINPMNLKEAVDKGLIEYIGQDIKEKYKKEVLNLAIKENIDKNINIIYTPLNGTGNKPVRDVLKRRGFKNVFVVPEQEHPDPDFSTVGYPNPEDTKAFKLSEELGKEKNADILIATDPDCDRLAVEVKNQEGKYIALTGNQTGAVLINYILESRKEENKLPEKGFIVKSVVTGNLGKSIGEKYGIDTYEALTGFKNICGKENELLEKGAGEFIFGYEESIGFVAGTFVRDKDGVIAAMLLAEAAAFYKTKNKTLLDVIQDIYDEHGYQLENNYSMILEGIEGKKRIERIMEYYRENYPERIEDMKLIKYADYLENKEVDVKTGKEEKSEIPTSNVLRFWFDDGSWYSIRPSGTEPKIKIYIYSKDKDRKRSEQKLDQINSKIKEIFDMV, encoded by the coding sequence ATGAGAGATTTTTTGAAAATCTACAACGAATGGTTAAATTCAGATCAACTATCACAAAAAGAAAAAGAAGAACTACTTAATTTGAAGGATAACCAGGAAGAAATACAAGATAGATTTTATGAAGACCTTAAGTTTGGAACAGCTGGTTTAAGAGGTAAACTTGGGATGGGAACAAATAGAATGAATGTTTTTACTGTTGGAAGAGCTTCTCAGGGATTAGCTAATTTCATTGAATCCAAAGGTGATGAAGCAAAAAAAAGAGGAGTAGCTATAGCTTACGATGTAAGGTACTTTTCAAAAGAATTTTCTGAATTAGCCGCGAGGATTTTAGCTAATAAGGGCATAAAAGTTTATTTACATGATGATATTACTGCAACTCCTATTCTTTCTTATTCAGTTAGAGAATTAAATGCTATATCAGGAATTGTAATAACAGCAAGTCATAATCCAAGAGAGTATAATGGTTATAAAGTTTATTGGGAAGAAGGAAGCCAAATTATGGCAGATATTGCAGAAGCCATTACCTCTGAAATTGAAAAATTAGATTATTTTAAAGATATTAATCCTATGAATTTAAAAGAAGCTGTTGATAAAGGCTTGATTGAATATATTGGTCAAGATATAAAAGAAAAATATAAAAAAGAAGTTCTTAATTTAGCTATTAAAGAAAATATAGACAAAAACATTAACATAATATACACACCATTAAACGGAACTGGAAACAAACCAGTTAGAGACGTATTGAAAAGAAGAGGATTTAAAAATGTTTTTGTAGTTCCTGAGCAAGAACATCCTGATCCAGATTTTTCAACTGTTGGATATCCAAATCCTGAAGATACAAAAGCGTTTAAACTTTCCGAAGAATTAGGCAAAGAAAAAAATGCTGATATATTAATAGCAACAGATCCAGATTGTGATAGGTTAGCTGTTGAAGTTAAAAATCAAGAGGGAAAATATATAGCTTTAACTGGTAACCAAACTGGGGCGGTACTTATTAACTATATCTTAGAATCAAGAAAAGAAGAAAACAAATTGCCAGAGAAAGGTTTTATAGTAAAATCTGTTGTTACAGGAAATTTAGGAAAATCTATCGGTGAAAAATATGGAATTGATACTTATGAAGCTTTAACTGGGTTTAAGAATATTTGTGGAAAAGAAAATGAATTACTTGAAAAAGGTGCTGGAGAATTCATTTTTGGCTATGAAGAAAGTATTGGTTTTGTTGCTGGTACTTTTGTAAGAGATAAAGATGGAGTTATTGCAGCAATGTTATTAGCAGAGGCGGCTGCTTTTTACAAAACTAAAAATAAGACATTATTAGATGTCATTCAAGATATATATGATGAACATGGTTATCAGCTTGAGAACAATTATTCTATGATCTTAGAAGGAATTGAAGGTAAAAAAAGAATTGAAAGGATCATGGAGTATTATAGAGAGAACTACCCTGAAAGAATAGAAGATATGAAACTAATAAAATATGCAGATTATCTCGAGAATAAAGAGGTAGATGTGAAAACAGGAAAAGAAGAAAAATCAGAAATTCCAACTTCAAATGTTTTGAGATTTTGGTTTGATGACGGTTCTTGGTATTCAATTAGGCCTTCGGGGACTGAACCAAAAATAAAGATCTATATTTATTCAAAGGATAAGGACAGGAAGAGATCAGAACAAAAATTAGATCAGATAAACTCAAAAATAAAAGAAATTTTTGACATGGTATAA
- a CDS encoding carbohydrate kinase family protein gives MKVTIIGGINYDLTITSLNKIIPFDSNPSKINYSPGGVGRNIAEVLGKAFYKNHKHEITMLGAVGLDFEGEFVLKETENAGVNCKNVKKDKKISTGKYITFNDVNNDMYVAANDMSIYDHISKEDILLWENILKSTEILLIDTNLNIEIINKVLSLTPKNIITIIETVSMNKILKLKGLRYDVDILKTNKNEFMYFYNLDEEHQIFEKCKNIKSFHDIIITNKEKEVLYYSDQKMDYIKTISSDVINSNGAGDSFTAGLVYGLMNNFSIIKSIEYGNVFASLSLRSEKIFPSILKIEKINEIYRRSYDED, from the coding sequence ATGAAAGTGACGATTATTGGCGGAATAAATTATGATTTAACAATCACTTCTCTTAATAAGATTATACCATTTGATTCTAATCCTTCAAAAATTAATTACTCTCCGGGAGGAGTAGGCAGAAATATAGCGGAAGTTTTGGGAAAGGCGTTTTATAAAAATCACAAACATGAAATTACAATGCTTGGAGCAGTTGGGTTGGATTTTGAAGGTGAATTTGTTTTAAAAGAAACAGAGAATGCTGGAGTGAACTGTAAAAATGTAAAAAAAGATAAAAAAATAAGTACAGGCAAGTATATAACCTTTAATGATGTAAACAACGATATGTATGTAGCGGCCAATGATATGAGTATATATGATCATATTAGTAAAGAAGATATATTATTATGGGAAAATATTCTAAAAAGCACAGAAATTTTGTTAATAGATACTAATTTAAATATTGAGATTATAAATAAAGTTTTGTCTTTAACACCAAAAAATATAATTACAATTATAGAAACAGTATCTATGAACAAAATTTTGAAACTAAAAGGATTAAGATATGATGTTGATATTCTCAAGACTAACAAGAACGAGTTTATGTATTTTTACAATTTAGATGAAGAACATCAAATTTTCGAAAAATGTAAAAATATAAAATCATTTCATGATATAATTATAACTAATAAAGAAAAAGAAGTTTTATATTATTCAGACCAAAAGATGGACTATATTAAAACAATTAGTTCAGATGTTATCAATTCAAATGGAGCTGGAGATTCTTTTACAGCAGGGTTAGTTTACGGCCTTATGAATAATTTTAGTATAATAAAGTCTATTGAATATGGTAATGTTTTTGCCAGTCTATCTTTGAGATCAGAGAAAATATTTCCCAGTATTTTAAAAATAGAAAAAATTAATGAAATATACAGGAGGAGTTATGATGAAGATTAA